The following proteins come from a genomic window of Oricola thermophila:
- a CDS encoding heme-dependent oxidative N-demethylase family protein has translation MVRPVHTPYDGSATPFTIGLKPFDLRDWIEIDGELERCLTEKDRLFDAVPDRVFMARADTIEAQREVRNELLRHLLQRFPGTYRRAADEVFVGDRGRRVQIRADDPAPLKTVSLMIAEDLVLMRKCDDGWRLVAASLCFPSSWSLAEKFDRPLDAIHDTVPGFGPGTRTAGMIGRIFDNLKVELPVERRNWSLQENGELHHPRSKDLRDAGAEADGGFLAGMAPTDVFVRVERQTLRKMPASGDILFTIRIHLDPISVIEGHPDGPALARGLAAQLDALEADQLAYKGLTGVRDRLSAWLRERAAIGE, from the coding sequence ATGGTGCGACCGGTCCACACTCCCTATGACGGATCGGCGACACCGTTCACCATCGGCCTGAAACCGTTCGACCTGCGGGACTGGATCGAGATCGACGGCGAACTCGAACGCTGCCTGACCGAAAAGGACCGCCTTTTCGACGCGGTGCCGGACCGGGTTTTCATGGCGCGTGCCGACACGATCGAGGCGCAGCGCGAGGTTCGGAACGAGCTTCTCCGCCACCTCCTTCAGAGGTTCCCGGGCACCTATCGCCGCGCGGCAGACGAAGTTTTCGTGGGCGACAGGGGAAGACGTGTGCAGATCCGTGCGGACGATCCGGCGCCGCTCAAGACCGTTTCCCTGATGATTGCCGAGGACCTCGTGCTGATGCGGAAATGCGACGACGGCTGGCGACTTGTCGCCGCGTCGCTCTGCTTTCCCTCGTCATGGTCGCTGGCGGAGAAGTTCGATCGTCCGCTGGATGCGATCCACGACACCGTTCCGGGGTTCGGACCGGGGACGCGGACGGCCGGGATGATCGGCCGGATCTTCGACAACCTTAAGGTCGAATTGCCGGTCGAGCGGCGAAACTGGTCACTGCAGGAGAACGGGGAGCTTCATCACCCGCGCTCGAAGGACCTGCGGGATGCCGGTGCGGAGGCGGACGGCGGGTTCCTGGCCGGCATGGCGCCTACGGACGTATTCGTCCGTGTCGAGCGCCAGACGTTGCGCAAGATGCCGGCGTCGGGCGACATCCTGTTCACGATCCGCATCCATCTCGATCCGATATCGGTTATCGAGGGCCATCCGGACGGTCCCGCGCTCGCACGCGGACTGGCGGCGCAACTCGATGCGCTGGAGGCAGACCAGCTTGCCTACAAGGGACTGACGGGCGTCCGTGACAGGCTTTCCGCGTGGTTGCGCGAGCGTGCCGCCATCGGGGAATGA
- a CDS encoding M3 family oligoendopeptidase: MTNPVFPRSADAARGATATGGTAQSTPVGDLPEWNLADLYAGLDAPELKRDLERAEREALAFSDKWKGKLPVAATNGELGKAVVAFEALEELLGRIMAYASLTYAGETADPVKAKFYGDMQQRLTDISSHLLFFTLELNRLEDEAMEQALAADETLARYRPWIADLRKEKPYQLEDRIEQLFHEKSLTGRGAFNRLFDETMTGLRFSVDGEELPLEPTLNLLQDHDRMKREAGFRALANTFAANLPTFTLITNTLAKDKEISDRWRGFEDIADSRHLANRVEREVVDALTQAVRDAYPRISHRYYALKAKWLGLDRLEAWDRNAPLPDSSQATIGWQQAKETVLSAYAEFSPEMAEIARQFFDKSWIDAPARPGKAPGAFAHPTVPSAHPYVLLNYMGKPRDVMTLAHELGHGVHQVLAGEQGALMAQTPLTLAETASVFGEMLTFRSMLDRTTDRRERKAMLAQKAEDMINTVIRQIAFYCFERKVHTERRSGELTAEQIGELWMSVQGESLGPAIRLPEGYETFWVYIPHFIHSPFYVYAYAFGDCLVNSLYAVYQDAESGFQAKYFDMLRAGGTKHHSELLAPFGLDASDPAFWSKGLAVIEGIIDELEAMDS; encoded by the coding sequence ATGACAAATCCGGTTTTTCCTCGATCCGCCGATGCCGCGCGTGGCGCAACGGCGACCGGCGGCACCGCGCAATCGACACCAGTCGGCGACCTGCCGGAGTGGAATCTCGCCGATCTCTATGCCGGTCTCGATGCGCCGGAACTGAAGCGGGACCTCGAACGGGCCGAACGGGAAGCGCTCGCATTCTCGGACAAGTGGAAGGGAAAACTTCCGGTGGCGGCCACCAACGGCGAACTGGGCAAGGCCGTCGTCGCCTTCGAGGCGCTGGAGGAGCTGCTCGGCCGCATCATGGCCTATGCCAGCCTCACCTATGCCGGTGAGACTGCGGACCCGGTCAAGGCGAAGTTCTACGGCGACATGCAGCAGAGGCTGACCGACATCAGCTCGCATCTGCTGTTCTTCACGCTGGAACTGAACCGGCTGGAAGACGAGGCGATGGAACAAGCCCTCGCCGCGGACGAGACCCTCGCGCGCTACCGGCCCTGGATCGCCGACCTGCGCAAGGAGAAGCCCTATCAGCTGGAGGATCGCATCGAGCAGCTCTTCCATGAAAAATCGCTGACCGGACGCGGGGCGTTCAATCGCCTGTTCGACGAGACGATGACGGGGCTGCGCTTCTCCGTCGACGGGGAGGAACTGCCGCTCGAACCGACCCTGAACCTGCTGCAGGATCACGACCGGATGAAACGTGAGGCGGGCTTCCGTGCGCTGGCCAATACATTCGCCGCGAACCTGCCGACCTTCACGCTGATAACCAACACGCTCGCCAAGGACAAGGAAATCTCCGATCGTTGGCGCGGCTTCGAGGACATTGCCGACAGCAGGCATCTGGCCAACCGCGTGGAACGCGAGGTCGTCGACGCGCTGACGCAGGCCGTGCGCGACGCCTATCCGCGCATCTCGCATCGCTACTATGCGCTGAAGGCGAAATGGCTGGGTCTCGACCGCCTGGAGGCGTGGGACCGGAACGCACCATTGCCGGACAGTTCGCAGGCAACCATAGGCTGGCAACAGGCGAAGGAGACCGTCCTTTCCGCCTATGCCGAGTTCTCGCCCGAAATGGCCGAAATCGCACGGCAGTTCTTCGACAAGTCGTGGATCGACGCGCCGGCGCGTCCCGGCAAGGCGCCGGGTGCATTCGCGCATCCGACCGTGCCCTCGGCGCATCCCTACGTGCTTCTCAACTACATGGGCAAGCCGCGCGACGTGATGACGCTGGCGCACGAGCTGGGCCATGGCGTGCACCAGGTGCTGGCCGGCGAGCAGGGCGCCCTGATGGCGCAAACTCCGCTGACTCTGGCCGAGACGGCGTCGGTCTTCGGCGAGATGCTGACCTTCCGCTCGATGCTCGACCGCACCACGGACCGGCGCGAGCGCAAGGCGATGCTGGCGCAGAAGGCGGAGGACATGATCAACACAGTGATCCGCCAGATCGCCTTCTATTGCTTCGAACGCAAGGTCCACACCGAACGCAGGTCCGGCGAACTGACCGCGGAGCAGATCGGCGAATTGTGGATGAGCGTGCAGGGCGAAAGCCTCGGCCCGGCAATTCGGTTGCCGGAGGGTTACGAGACCTTCTGGGTTTACATACCGCATTTCATCCATTCGCCGTTCTACGTCTATGCCTACGCGTTCGGCGATTGCCTGGTGAACTCGCTCTACGCGGTCTACCAGGATGCAGAGTCGGGCTTCCAGGCAAAGTATTTCGACATGCTGCGCGCAGGCGGAACAAAACATCATTCCGAACTGCTGGCGCCGTTCGGGCTGGATGCGTCGGATCCGGCCTTCTGGTCGAAGGGACTGGCGGTGATCGAGGGCATCATCGACGAACTGGAAGCGATGGACAGCTAG
- a CDS encoding 5'-nucleotidase C-terminal domain-containing protein, whose protein sequence is MKRILRLAMFSVSALAIGTASASADYTLHIIHINDLHSRIEPVSKYDSTCSAEDNEAGECFGGVARVATKINELRKELEGENVLVLDAGDQYQGSLFYTTYKGDVEAEFMNHIGFDAMAVGNHEFDDGDEGLAKLADKVDFPVISGNIDVSQSNILAGKIEDHLVIEVGGEKIGIVSALATDTVETSSPSDAVTFSDEIESLQADADALAAEGVNKIIALNHVGVTKDMEIAGAVTGLDAVVGGHSHTKFSNTEEGAMAYPTMVGNVPVVQAYAYSKYVGHLVLTFDDDGNVIEATGDTILLDASVEEDPEVVARVKELAEPIEELKVKVIGEAADDIDGSRDVCRAMECSMGTLVADAMLDRVKDQGVQIAIQNGGGLRSSIDAGEVTMGEVLAVLPFQNTLATFQLKGADVIAALENGVSQIEEGAGRFPQVAGLKYTFDAKAEPGSRISNVMVADANGEFAPIDPEAVYGVVSNNYMRGGGDGYAVFRDKGMNAYDYGPGLEEVVADYIAANSPYKPYTDGRIQAADAAMAGETAVAVPEPELPVSTLTSGAPVVPARTHMVARGDNYWNLARKYYGDGQMWSKIAEANPDMDADNLTIGAELVIP, encoded by the coding sequence ATGAAACGAATCCTGAGACTTGCCATGTTCAGCGTCTCGGCGCTGGCGATCGGTACGGCGAGTGCGAGTGCCGATTATACGTTGCATATCATCCACATAAACGATCTCCACAGCCGTATCGAACCGGTCAGCAAGTATGACTCGACCTGCAGCGCGGAAGACAACGAGGCAGGTGAATGTTTCGGCGGCGTGGCCCGCGTTGCCACAAAGATCAACGAACTGCGCAAGGAACTGGAAGGCGAGAACGTCCTTGTTCTCGATGCGGGCGACCAGTACCAGGGGTCGCTGTTCTACACGACCTACAAGGGCGACGTCGAAGCGGAGTTCATGAACCATATCGGCTTCGACGCCATGGCCGTGGGCAACCATGAATTCGATGACGGGGACGAAGGCCTGGCGAAGCTGGCGGACAAGGTCGATTTCCCGGTCATTTCGGGCAATATCGATGTCAGCCAGTCGAACATTCTCGCTGGCAAGATCGAGGATCACCTGGTGATCGAGGTCGGCGGGGAGAAAATCGGCATCGTTTCCGCGCTGGCGACCGATACGGTCGAAACGTCGAGCCCGTCCGATGCCGTGACATTCTCCGACGAGATCGAAAGCCTGCAGGCCGATGCCGATGCGTTGGCGGCCGAGGGCGTGAACAAGATCATAGCGCTCAACCATGTCGGCGTGACGAAGGACATGGAGATCGCGGGCGCTGTGACCGGCCTTGACGCTGTCGTCGGCGGCCATTCGCACACGAAGTTCTCCAATACCGAGGAAGGCGCCATGGCCTATCCGACCATGGTGGGCAACGTGCCGGTGGTGCAGGCCTACGCCTATTCGAAATATGTCGGCCACCTGGTCCTCACCTTCGATGACGACGGCAATGTCATCGAGGCCACCGGCGACACGATACTGCTGGACGCTTCCGTCGAGGAAGATCCGGAGGTCGTCGCCCGGGTCAAGGAACTTGCCGAGCCGATCGAGGAACTCAAGGTCAAGGTGATCGGCGAGGCGGCAGATGATATCGACGGCAGCCGCGATGTCTGCCGCGCGATGGAATGTTCCATGGGGACCCTGGTTGCCGATGCCATGCTCGATCGCGTCAAGGACCAGGGTGTCCAGATCGCCATCCAGAACGGAGGCGGGCTGCGCTCCTCCATCGACGCCGGCGAAGTGACGATGGGCGAGGTGCTGGCGGTTCTTCCGTTCCAGAACACGCTGGCAACCTTCCAGCTCAAGGGCGCGGACGTGATTGCAGCCCTGGAAAACGGCGTCAGCCAGATCGAGGAGGGAGCCGGTCGCTTCCCGCAGGTCGCCGGCCTGAAATACACATTCGACGCAAAGGCCGAGCCGGGCTCGCGCATTTCGAACGTGATGGTCGCCGATGCGAACGGCGAATTCGCTCCGATCGACCCCGAAGCGGTCTATGGTGTCGTTTCCAACAACTACATGCGCGGCGGCGGCGACGGCTATGCCGTATTCAGGGACAAGGGCATGAATGCCTATGACTACGGCCCGGGTCTCGAGGAAGTCGTGGCCGACTACATCGCGGCAAACAGCCCCTACAAGCCGTATACGGACGGACGCATCCAGGCAGCCGATGCGGCGATGGCCGGGGAGACCGCCGTGGCGGTGCCGGAACCGGAGCTGCCCGTCTCGACATTGACAAGCGGCGCTCCGGTGGTGCCGGCACGGACCCACATGGTGGCGCGTGGCGACAATTACTGGAACCTCGCCAGGAAGTATTACGGTGACGGCCAGATGTGGTCGAAGATCGCCGAGGCCAATCCCGACATGGATGCCGACAACCTGACGATCGGCGCGGAACTCGTCATCCCCTGA
- the hemH gene encoding ferrochelatase, which translates to MNITTKIDRAEARATGPLPPDHPPVKARKIGVLLINLGTPDATDVKSMRRYLKEFLTDRRVIEWPRYVWYPILFGIVLRTRPAKVGKAYKTIWNEDRDESYLRTYTRSQAEKLGAALENHPDIVVDWAMRYGNPSIDSRMTALREQGCDRILAFPLYPQYSAATTATVNDKVFQSLMATRFMPAVRTVPSYHDEPIYIEALARSIEAHFEKLDFEPEKVIASYHGIPQSYFKRGDPYHCQCQKTSRLLEQRLGWEEGRLLTCFQSRFGPEEWLQPYTDKTIEQLARDGVKTIAVFNPGFVSDCLETLEEIAGEGADIFRENGGEKFTHIPCLNDSEEGMAVIEAMVRRELQGWI; encoded by the coding sequence ATGAACATCACGACGAAGATCGATCGCGCCGAGGCGCGGGCCACCGGGCCGCTGCCGCCTGACCATCCGCCGGTGAAGGCCCGGAAGATCGGCGTTCTGCTGATCAATCTCGGCACGCCGGATGCCACCGACGTGAAGTCGATGCGGCGTTACCTGAAGGAATTCCTGACCGACCGGCGCGTGATCGAATGGCCGCGATATGTCTGGTATCCGATCCTCTTCGGCATCGTGCTCAGAACCCGCCCCGCGAAGGTGGGCAAGGCGTACAAGACGATCTGGAACGAGGATCGCGACGAAAGCTATCTGCGCACCTACACGCGGTCCCAGGCAGAAAAGCTCGGTGCGGCGCTGGAAAACCATCCGGATATCGTCGTCGACTGGGCGATGCGGTACGGAAACCCCTCCATCGATTCACGCATGACGGCGTTGCGCGAGCAGGGATGCGATCGCATCCTGGCTTTCCCGCTCTATCCGCAGTATTCGGCGGCAACGACGGCAACCGTCAACGACAAGGTTTTCCAGTCGCTCATGGCAACACGGTTCATGCCGGCTGTGCGGACGGTGCCGTCCTATCACGACGAACCGATCTACATCGAGGCGCTCGCGCGCTCGATCGAGGCGCATTTCGAGAAGCTGGATTTCGAACCGGAAAAGGTGATCGCCTCCTATCACGGGATACCCCAGAGCTATTTCAAGCGCGGCGATCCGTATCATTGCCAGTGCCAGAAGACCTCGCGGCTGCTCGAACAGCGACTCGGCTGGGAGGAGGGCCGCCTGCTGACGTGCTTCCAGTCGCGGTTCGGTCCGGAGGAATGGCTGCAACCCTATACCGACAAGACCATCGAGCAGCTTGCCAGGGACGGCGTGAAAACGATCGCCGTCTTCAATCCCGGCTTCGTTTCCGACTGCCTGGAAACGCTGGAGGAAATCGCGGGCGAGGGGGCCGATATCTTCCGGGAAAACGGCGGCGAGAAATTCACCCACATTCCCTGCCTCAACGACTCGGAGGAGGGCATGGCAGTCATCGAGGCGATGGTGCGCCGGGAACTGCAGGGCTGGATATAA
- a CDS encoding DUF882 domain-containing protein, giving the protein MRLTARTLALLCIGLSLTLAGSLSASAETRTLKLYYIHTKERAEITFKKDGKYIKSGLDKLNRFLRDWRRNEPTKMDPQLFDIVWEAYQMVGAKDYIHVVSAYRSPATNEMLRRTRGGQAQKSQHMYGKALDFYIPGVKLSKLREVGFKLQGGGVGYYPKSGSPFVHFDTGNVRAWPRMSRSELTRLFPDGKTLHLPPDGKPLPGYQQALAAYKARKSRGDATALDVGSRRSGGGRNLLAAIFGGGADEEEDNIEAAAPVARRTTVVKAAPPPDTQSPSALIAALAPRKTPLPQFAPRPQGTIPVAPPEQVIALAEPVAESVPVPADIPLPEPKPEDILVAAADPGLPTRRSAAEIEAALDAAADRPADADLRQTTVEALLAANRDNAAEPPAPSPVPLPSAAPRPQTAERAPVELAALARPVPRDDVNAGIPVSAAYAPAPNPRPRPSEPDRTAVASLPVPDDPRALAMLDTGVATTGKTARPALREASARDARKPVEIVPADQIDPARFGSWTTAQLSVTDYGRPSERPVFIRNALREAPTTVYTEGFRREAMPDPRRFSGNAVTFLTVAKFGGGTGGDGQPLTLQIPPAE; this is encoded by the coding sequence GTGCGCTTGACCGCGCGCACGCTCGCGTTGCTCTGTATCGGCCTTTCGCTCACGCTGGCGGGATCGCTGTCCGCAAGTGCGGAAACCCGCACGCTGAAGCTTTACTATATCCATACCAAGGAACGCGCCGAGATCACCTTCAAGAAGGACGGCAAGTATATCAAGAGCGGCCTCGACAAGCTGAACCGCTTCCTGCGCGACTGGCGGCGGAACGAGCCGACGAAAATGGATCCGCAGCTCTTCGACATTGTCTGGGAAGCCTATCAGATGGTCGGCGCGAAGGACTATATCCACGTCGTTTCGGCCTACCGCTCACCTGCCACGAACGAGATGCTGCGCAGGACCCGCGGCGGCCAGGCCCAAAAGAGCCAGCACATGTACGGCAAGGCGTTGGATTTCTATATCCCGGGCGTCAAGCTGTCGAAGCTCCGCGAGGTCGGTTTCAAGCTGCAGGGCGGCGGCGTCGGCTATTATCCCAAGTCCGGGTCGCCCTTTGTGCATTTCGACACCGGCAACGTGCGCGCCTGGCCGCGAATGAGTCGATCCGAGCTGACCCGCCTGTTCCCTGATGGCAAGACATTGCATCTGCCGCCGGATGGAAAGCCCCTGCCCGGCTACCAGCAGGCACTTGCAGCATACAAGGCCCGCAAATCTCGAGGTGACGCGACCGCGCTTGACGTGGGTAGCCGCAGATCCGGCGGCGGCCGGAACCTGCTCGCCGCCATCTTTGGCGGCGGCGCGGACGAGGAAGAGGACAACATCGAGGCCGCCGCGCCGGTCGCCCGCAGGACGACGGTCGTCAAGGCAGCGCCGCCGCCCGATACACAGTCGCCGAGCGCGCTCATCGCGGCATTGGCACCCCGCAAGACGCCGTTGCCGCAGTTCGCACCGCGACCGCAGGGCACCATACCGGTAGCACCGCCCGAACAGGTGATTGCCCTGGCCGAGCCGGTCGCGGAATCCGTTCCGGTCCCGGCCGACATACCGCTTCCCGAGCCCAAGCCGGAAGACATACTGGTCGCTGCGGCGGATCCCGGCCTGCCGACGCGCCGCTCCGCCGCAGAGATCGAGGCTGCGCTCGATGCCGCGGCCGACCGTCCGGCAGACGCCGACCTGCGGCAGACCACGGTCGAAGCCCTGCTGGCTGCCAACCGCGACAACGCAGCAGAACCGCCTGCCCCGTCCCCTGTTCCGCTGCCCTCCGCCGCACCGCGGCCGCAGACAGCGGAGCGCGCACCGGTCGAACTGGCTGCGCTGGCAAGACCCGTTCCCCGGGATGACGTGAACGCGGGCATTCCCGTTTCCGCCGCCTATGCACCAGCGCCGAACCCGCGCCCGCGGCCTTCCGAACCGGACAGGACCGCGGTCGCTTCGCTTCCCGTGCCGGACGATCCGCGCGCCCTGGCCATGCTTGACACCGGCGTGGCGACAACCGGGAAGACAGCACGTCCGGCGCTCCGGGAAGCGTCGGCGCGCGACGCCCGCAAGCCCGTGGAGATCGTTCCCGCCGACCAGATCGACCCGGCCCGCTTCGGAAGCTGGACCACCGCGCAACTGTCAGTCACCGATTACGGCCGCCCGTCGGAAAGGCCTGTCTTTATCCGGAATGCCCTCCGCGAAGCCCCGACGACGGTCTATACCGAGGGCTTCCGCAGGGAGGCGATGCCCGACCCGCGCCGTTTCTCCGGCAACGCTGTGACCTTCCTGACCGTTGCGAAATTCGGAGGCGGGACCGGGGGTGACGGTCAGCCGCTCACATTGCAGATCCCGCCCGCCGAATGA
- the ilvD gene encoding dihydroxy-acid dehydratase, with the protein MPAYRSRTTTHGRNMAGARGLWRATGMKDTDFGKPIIAVVNSFTQFVPGHVHLKDMGQLVAREIEAAGGVAKEFNTIAVDDGIAMGHDGMLYSLPSREIIADSVEYMVNAHCADAMVCISNCDKITPGMLNAAMRLNIPAVFVSGGPMEAGKVVLKGETHALDLVDAMVAAADDNVTDEDVRTIERSACPTCGSCSGMFTANSMNCLTEALGLSLPGNGSMLATHAFRRRLFVEAGHLIVDIARRYYEQDDESVLPRNVASKKAFENAMTLDIAMGGSTNTVLHILAAAHEAGLDFRMEDIDRLSRNVPCLSKVAPAKGDVHMEDVHRAGGIMAILGELDRGGLIHRDCPTVHSATIGDAIDRWDVMRTNSDDVRTFYRAAPGGVPTQTAFSQERLWDELDTDRTSGVIRSVDNAFSRDGGLAVLKGNIAVDGCIVKTAGVDESILTFSGPAKVFESQDAAVKGILGNEVSPGDVVVIRYEGPKGGPGMQEMLYPTSYLKSKGLGKACALVTDGRFSGGSSGLSIGHVSPEAANGGAIGLVRDGDMIEIDIPNRTINLAVSEAELAKRRSEQDAAGWKPAKPRKRNVTTALKVYAAFASSADKGAVRILPE; encoded by the coding sequence ATGCCCGCATACCGATCCCGCACGACCACCCACGGCCGCAACATGGCCGGTGCCCGCGGCCTCTGGCGCGCCACCGGCATGAAGGATACCGACTTCGGCAAGCCGATCATCGCCGTCGTCAACTCTTTCACGCAGTTCGTTCCCGGCCATGTCCACCTGAAGGACATGGGTCAGCTCGTGGCGCGCGAGATCGAGGCTGCGGGCGGCGTAGCCAAGGAATTCAATACCATCGCTGTCGATGACGGCATCGCCATGGGCCATGACGGCATGCTCTATTCGCTGCCCAGCCGCGAGATCATCGCCGATTCCGTCGAGTACATGGTCAATGCCCACTGTGCTGATGCCATGGTGTGTATATCCAACTGCGACAAGATCACGCCCGGCATGCTGAACGCGGCAATGCGCCTGAATATTCCGGCGGTTTTCGTTTCGGGCGGGCCGATGGAGGCCGGCAAGGTTGTCCTGAAGGGCGAAACCCACGCGCTCGACCTGGTCGACGCCATGGTCGCCGCCGCGGACGACAATGTCACCGACGAGGATGTCCGGACCATCGAGCGGTCCGCGTGCCCGACCTGCGGTTCGTGTTCCGGCATGTTCACGGCCAACTCGATGAACTGCCTGACCGAGGCCCTCGGCCTCTCCCTGCCCGGCAACGGCTCGATGCTCGCAACGCATGCTTTCCGCCGGCGCCTGTTCGTCGAGGCCGGGCACCTGATTGTCGACATCGCGCGTCGCTACTACGAACAGGACGATGAATCCGTCCTGCCCCGCAACGTCGCGTCGAAAAAGGCGTTCGAGAATGCCATGACGCTCGACATCGCCATGGGCGGTTCCACCAACACGGTGCTGCACATTCTTGCGGCGGCGCACGAGGCCGGTCTGGATTTCCGGATGGAGGACATCGACCGCCTGTCGCGCAATGTTCCCTGCCTGTCGAAGGTCGCGCCGGCCAAGGGTGACGTTCACATGGAGGATGTCCACCGCGCTGGCGGGATCATGGCGATTCTGGGCGAACTCGACAGGGGCGGCCTGATCCATCGCGATTGCCCGACCGTGCATTCGGCGACGATAGGCGATGCCATCGACCGTTGGGACGTCATGCGGACGAACAGCGATGACGTGCGCACTTTCTACCGTGCAGCACCCGGCGGGGTGCCGACCCAGACGGCTTTCAGCCAGGAGCGTCTATGGGATGAACTGGATACCGACCGGACGTCCGGCGTTATCCGCTCGGTCGACAACGCCTTCTCCCGTGATGGCGGCCTCGCCGTGCTGAAGGGCAATATCGCTGTCGACGGCTGCATAGTGAAGACCGCGGGCGTGGATGAATCGATTCTGACCTTCTCCGGGCCGGCCAAGGTCTTCGAGAGCCAGGACGCGGCGGTCAAGGGCATCCTCGGCAACGAAGTCAGTCCCGGCGATGTCGTGGTCATCCGATACGAGGGACCGAAGGGCGGTCCGGGCATGCAGGAAATGCTCTACCCGACCAGCTACCTGAAGTCGAAAGGGCTGGGAAAGGCCTGCGCGCTCGTCACCGACGGCCGGTTCTCCGGCGGCAGTTCCGGTCTTTCGATCGGCCATGTTTCGCCCGAGGCGGCCAATGGCGGCGCCATCGGTCTTGTACGCGACGGCGACATGATCGAAATCGACATCCCGAACCGCACCATCAATCTTGCGGTATCGGAAGCCGAACTGGCAAAACGCAGGTCCGAGCAGGACGCCGCCGGCTGGAAGCCGGCAAAGCCGCGCAAGCGCAACGTGACGACTGCGCTCAAGGTCTATGCCGCCTTCGCGTCCTCCGCCGACAAGGGCGCGGTGCGTATCCTGCCCGAGTAA
- a CDS encoding sigma-54-dependent transcriptional regulator, with amino-acid sequence MSAQILIVDDDPVQRRLLEAAVERLGHTPRSCDGGAAALDAVENAGTAPFDAMLLDLVMPDIDGLTVMRSMRERDVNIPVIVLTAQGGIDVVITAMRAGAFDFLVKPVSPERLATALDAALKVNSKRVSSGDHDGASAVRNMVAGSEAMDRVKTLMRKAAATDIPVLIEGESGVGKELIARAIQADSPRKNKPFVVVNCGAIPENLIESILFGHEKGAFTGATEKHTGKFVEANGGTLFLDEIGELPLDAQVKLLRAIQEGEIEPVGAKTPKKVNIRIISATNRDLIAAIKEGRFREDLFYRLNVFPIMVPPLRQRVSDIPQLVHHFIEMYRREEPAFRARGISPRALSLLQAHDWPGNIRQLQNAVFRAMVLCEGNMLGEEDFPQISAQVHGIDPKELEGAEKEPTAEESASPRRAELDNVPSASAGDWIEPAGSWGTVRLLDEDGNVRPLVELECEAIAFAIDHYGGQMSEVARRLGIGRSTLYRKLKEYNLGDTGVAAE; translated from the coding sequence ATGAGTGCACAAATCCTCATTGTCGACGACGATCCGGTCCAGCGCCGCCTGCTCGAGGCGGCGGTGGAACGGCTGGGTCACACACCGCGCTCCTGCGATGGCGGAGCGGCGGCGCTCGACGCTGTCGAAAACGCCGGCACCGCCCCGTTCGACGCCATGCTGCTCGACCTTGTCATGCCCGACATCGACGGGCTGACGGTGATGCGTTCCATGCGCGAACGCGATGTCAACATTCCCGTCATCGTGTTGACGGCGCAGGGCGGCATCGATGTGGTCATCACCGCCATGCGTGCCGGTGCCTTCGATTTCCTGGTCAAGCCCGTCTCGCCGGAACGCCTGGCAACGGCGCTCGACGCCGCGCTCAAGGTCAATTCCAAGAGGGTCTCCTCCGGCGACCACGACGGCGCCTCCGCCGTTCGCAACATGGTGGCGGGCAGCGAGGCCATGGATCGCGTCAAGACCCTGATGCGCAAGGCCGCCGCCACCGACATACCCGTGTTGATCGAGGGCGAGTCCGGCGTGGGCAAGGAGCTGATCGCCCGCGCCATCCAGGCCGACAGCCCTCGCAAGAACAAACCGTTCGTCGTCGTCAACTGCGGCGCAATCCCCGAGAACCTCATCGAAAGCATCCTGTTCGGCCACGAGAAGGGCGCGTTCACGGGCGCGACGGAGAAGCACACGGGCAAGTTCGTCGAGGCCAACGGCGGGACGCTTTTCCTCGACGAAATTGGCGAACTGCCGCTTGACGCGCAGGTCAAGCTGCTGCGCGCGATCCAGGAGGGAGAGATCGAGCCCGTCGGTGCCAAGACGCCGAAGAAGGTCAACATCCGCATCATTTCGGCAACCAATCGCGACCTGATCGCGGCGATCAAGGAAGGCCGTTTCCGCGAAGACCTGTTCTACCGCCTCAACGTCTTTCCGATCATGGTGCCGCCGCTGCGCCAGCGCGTCTCCGACATTCCGCAACTGGTACATCACTTCATCGAGATGTACCGGCGCGAGGAACCGGCCTTCAGGGCGCGCGGCATCTCCCCGCGGGCACTTTCCCTTCTGCAGGCTCATGACTGGCCGGGCAACATCCGCCAGCTTCAGAACGCGGTTTTCCGCGCCATGGTCCTGTGCGAGGGCAACATGCTCGGCGAGGAGGACTTCCCCCAGATCTCGGCCCAGGTGCACGGCATAGATCCGAAGGAGCTCGAGGGTGCGGAGAAGGAGCCGACAGCGGAAGAGTCGGCATCGCCTCGGCGCGCCGAACTCGACAATGTCCCTTCCGCCTCGGCGGGGGACTGGATCGAGCCCGCCGGCAGTTGGGGAACGGTGCGATTGCTTGACGAGGACGGAAATGTGCGCCCGCTCGTCGAACTGGAATGCGAGGCGATCGCCTTTGCGATCGACCATTATGGCGGCCAGATGAGCGAAGTTGCACGCCGTCTCGGCATCGGCCGCTCGACGCTTTACCGCAAGCTCAAGGAATACAATCTCGGCGACACCGGCGTCGCCGCCGAGTGA